The Bos indicus x Bos taurus breed Angus x Brahman F1 hybrid chromosome 3, Bos_hybrid_MaternalHap_v2.0, whole genome shotgun sequence genome includes a window with the following:
- the LOC113884294 gene encoding sodium/potassium-transporting ATPase subunit alpha-2: MGRGAGREYSPAATTAENGGGKKKQKEKELDELKKEVAMDDHKLSLDELGRKYQVDLSKGLTNQRAQDILARDGPNALTPPPTTPEWVKFCRQLFGGFSILLWIGAILCFLAFGIQAAMEDEPSNDNLYLGVVLAAVVIVTGCFSYYQEAKSSKIMDSFKNMVPQQALVVREGEKMQINAEEVVVGDLVEVKGGDRVPADLRIISSHGCKVDNSSLTGESEPQTRSPEFTHENPLETRNICFFSTNCVEGTARGIVIATGDRTVMGRIATLASGLEVGRTPIAMEIEHFIQLITGVAVFLGVSFFVLSLILGYSWLEAVIFLIGIIVANVPEGLLATVTVCLTLTAKRMARKNCLVKNLEAVETLGSTSTICSDKTGTLTQNRMTVAHMWFDNQIHEADTTEDQSGATFDKRSPTWTALSRIAGLCNRAVFKAGQENISVSKRDTAGDASESALLKCIELSCGSVRKMRDRNPKVAEIPFNSTNKYQLSIHEREDSPQSHVLVMKGAPERILDRCSSILVQGKEIPLDKEMQDAFQNAYLELGGLGERVLGFCQLNLPSAKFPRGFKFDTDELNFPTEKLCFVGLMSMIDPPRAAVPDAVGKCRSAGIKVIMVTGDHPITAKAIAKGVGIISEGNETVEDIAARLNIPVSQVNPREAKACVVHGSDLKDMTSEQLDEILKNHTEIVFARTSPQQKLIIVEGCQRQGAIVAVTGDGVNDSPALKKADIGIAMGIAGSDVSKQAADMILLDDNFASIVTGVEEGRLIFDNLKKSIAYTLTSNIPEITPFLLFIIANIPLPLGTVTILCIDLGTDMVPAISLAYEAAESDIMKRQPRNPQTDKLVNERLISMAYGQIGMIQALGGFFTYFVILAENGFLPSRLLGIRLDWDDRSMNDLEDSYGQEWTYEQRKVVEFTCHTAFFASIVVVQWADLIICKTRRNSVFQQGMKNKILIFGLLEETALAAFLSYCPGMGVALRMYPLKVTWWFCAFPYSLLIFIYDEVRKLILRRYPGGWVEKETYY, encoded by the exons ATGGGCCGTGGG GCTGGCCGCGAGTACTCGCCTGCAGCCACCACTGCGGAAAATGGGGGcggcaagaagaaacagaaagagaaggagctggatgagctgaagaaggaagtggccatG gatgACCACAAGCTGTCCTTGGATGAGCTGGGCCGCAAGTACCAAGTGGATCTGTCCAAG GGCCTCACCAACCAGCGGGCCCAGGACATTCTGGCTCGGGATGGACCCAatgccctcaccccacccccaaccacccCTGAGTGGGTCAAGTTCTGTCGTCAGCTTTTCGGGGGCTTCTCCATCCTACTGTGGATTGGGGCCATCCTCTGCTTCCTGGCCTTtggcatccaggctgccatggaGGATGAACCGTCCAACGACAAT CTTTATCTGGGCGTGGTGCTGGCAGCTGTGGTCATCGTCACTGGCTGCTTCTCCTACTACCAGGAGGCCAAGAGCTCCAAGATCATGGATTCCTTCAAGAACATGGTGCCTCAG CAAGCCCTTGTGGTGCGAGAAGGAGAGAAGATGCAGATCAACgcggaggaggtggtggtgggcgACCTGGTGGAGGTGAAGGGTGGGGACCGCGTGCCCGCTGACCTCCGGATCATCTCTTCTCACGGCTGCAAG GTGGACAACTCCTCCCTGACAGGCGAGTCAGAACCCCAGACCCGCTCCCCTGAGTTCACCCACGAGAATCCCCTGGAGACCCGCAATATCTGTTTCTTCTCTACCAACTGTGTGGAAG gcactGCCAGGGGCATCGTGATTGCCACAGGTGACCGGACAGTGATGGGCCGTATAGCCACTCTGGCCTCAGGCCTGGAGGTCGGGCGGACGCCCATAGCCATGGAGATTGAGCACTTCATTCAGCTGATCACAGGGGTGGCCGTGTTCCTGGGGGTCTCCTTCTTCGTGCTGTCCCTCATCCTGGGCTACAGCTGGCTGGAGGCGGTCATCTTCCTTATTGGCATCATTGTGGCCAACGTGCCCGAGGGCCTGCTGGCCACTGTCACC GTGTGTCTGACCCTGACAGCCAAGCGCATGGCTCGGAAGAACTGCCTGGTGAAGAACCTGGAGGCGGTGGAGACTCTGGGCTCCACCTCCACCATCTGCTCCGACAAGACCGGAACCCTCACCCAGAACCGCATGACCGTCGCCCACATGTGGTTCGACAATCAGATCCATGAGGCCGACACCACGGAAGATCAGTCTG gGGCCACTTTTGACAAACGATCCCCGACATGGACTGCCCTATCCCGGATTGCTGGTCTCTGCAACCGTGCTGTGTTCAAGGCAGGGCAGGAAAACATCTCTGTGTCTAAG CGGGACACAGCAGGTGATGCCTCCGAGTCAGCTCTCCTCAAGTGCATTGAGCTGTCCTGCGGCTCCGTGAGGAAGATGAGGGATAGAAACCCCAAGGTGGCAGAGATCCCTTTCAACTCAACCAATAAGTACCAG CTGTCCATCCACGAGCGAGAAGACAGCCCCCAGAGCCACGTGCTGGTGATGAAGGGGGCCCCTGAGCGCATCCTGGACCGTTGCTCCTCCATCCTGGTGCAGGGCAAGGAGATCCCTCTGGACAAGGAGATGCAAGATGCCTTCCAGAATGCCTACCTGGAGCTGGGAGGGCTCGGGGAGCGCGTCCTGG GCTTCTGTCAACTGAATCTGCCCTCTGCAAAGTTTCCTCGGGGCTTCAAATTTGACACGGATGAGCTGAACTTTCCCACAGAGAAGCTCTGCTTCGTGGGGCTCATGTCCATGATTGACCCTCCACGGGCTGCCGTTCCCGATGCTGTGGGCAAGTGCCGGAGTGCAGGCATCAAG GTGATCATGGTGACCGGTGACCACCCCATCACAGCCAAGGCCATTGCCAAAGGCGTGGGCATCATCTCAGAAGGCAACGAGACAGTGGAGGACATTGCCGCCCGGCTCAACATTCCTGTTAGCCAAGTCAACCCCAG AGAAGCCAAGGCGTGTGTGGTGCACGGCTCTGACCTGAAAGATATGACGTCGGAGCAGCTGGACGAGATCCTCAAGAATCACACGGAGATCGTCTTTGCCCGGACGTCTCCTCAGCAGAAGCTCATCATCGTGGAGGGCTGCCAGAGGCAG GGAGCCATTGTGGCGGTGACGGGGGATGGGGTGAATGACTCCCCGGCGCTAAAGAAGGCGGACATTGGCATCGCCATGGGCATTGCTGGCTCCGACGTTTCTAAGCAGGCCGCCGACATGATCCTGCTGGATGACAACTTTGCCTCCATCGTCACTGGCGTGGAGGAGG GCCGCCTGATCTTTGACAACCTGAAGAAATCCATCGCCTACACCCTGACCAGTAACATCCCCGAGATCACCCCTTTCCTGCTGTTCATCATCGCCAACATCCCCCTGCCTCTGGGCACCGTGACCATCCTCTGCATTGACCTGGGCACTGATATG GTCCCTGCCATCTCCTTGGCCTATGAGGCAGCTGAGAGTGACATCATGAAGCGGCAGCCACGCAACCCGCAGACGGACAAGCTGGTGAACGAGAGGCTCATCAGCATGGCCTATGGACAGATCG GGATGATCCAGGCTCTGGGTGGCTTCTTCACCTACTTTGTGATCCTGGCAGAGAATGGTTTTCTACCTTCGCGGCTTCTGGGAATCCGCCTGGACTGGGATGACCGGTCCATGAATGACTTGGAGGACAGCTACGGACAGGAGTGG ACCTATGAACAGCGGAAGGTGGTGGAGTTCACATGCCACACGGCTTTCTTTGCCAGCATTGTGGTCGTGCAATGGGCTGACCTCATCATCTGCAAGACCCGCCGCAACTCAGTTTTCCAGCAGGGAATGAA AAACAAGATTCTGATTTTTGGGCTCCTGGAGGAGACAGCACTGGCGGCCTTTCTGTCTTACTGCCCGGGCATGGGCGTGGCTCTCCGAATGTACCCGCTCAA GGTCACCTGGTGGTTCTGCGCCTTCCCCTACAGTCTCCTTATCTTCATCTACGATGAGGTCCGAAAGCTGATCCTGCGGCGATATCCGGGTG GCTGGGTGGAGAAGGAGACCTACTACTGA